In the genome of Rhizobium sp. NXC24, one region contains:
- a CDS encoding aryldialkylphosphatase: MRLTREQLRGRAQTVTGLVDPIELGRTLMHEHLIWDARPRDWKAAEPGPEIELCNCFKINYTRLKVPRNFVCRSADIVSQEVQEMIAAGGRTVVELSCGGLAPDPDGLIQIAKRTGAQIVMGCGYYLGSFQDQTNEYRSVESFAKEITSQILEGAWGTEARAGIIGEIGCQVPWTQLERRVLQGAIIAQAETGISVNIHPGRQEDQPQEIAEFVVANGGCIERTILSHIDRTIFDVDRLLRLADTGCVIEFDLFGQEQGYYPWSNIEPPNDAGRLRLIRALISHGHLNRVVISHDICQLTRLTRYGGHGYGHIYENVVPLMKERGFSESEIDAILVDNPKRLLTFV; the protein is encoded by the coding sequence ATGCGACTGACACGAGAACAACTTCGCGGACGAGCCCAAACGGTGACGGGCCTTGTAGATCCAATTGAACTTGGCCGAACGCTAATGCACGAGCACCTAATTTGGGATGCTCGGCCACGTGATTGGAAAGCGGCGGAGCCCGGCCCGGAGATCGAACTCTGCAACTGCTTCAAGATCAACTATACGCGATTGAAGGTGCCTAGAAACTTCGTTTGCCGCAGCGCCGACATCGTGTCGCAGGAAGTACAGGAGATGATCGCGGCCGGGGGACGCACGGTGGTCGAACTGAGTTGCGGTGGTTTAGCACCTGACCCGGACGGGTTGATACAAATCGCCAAGAGGACCGGCGCCCAAATCGTAATGGGCTGCGGCTATTACCTCGGTTCATTCCAAGATCAAACCAACGAATATCGATCTGTTGAAAGCTTTGCCAAAGAAATAACCTCGCAAATTCTCGAGGGTGCGTGGGGCACTGAGGCACGGGCAGGTATTATCGGTGAGATCGGCTGCCAGGTGCCATGGACACAGTTGGAGCGTAGAGTGTTGCAGGGAGCGATAATCGCGCAAGCTGAGACTGGTATTTCGGTGAACATCCACCCGGGTAGGCAAGAAGATCAACCCCAGGAAATTGCGGAGTTCGTTGTTGCCAACGGTGGCTGCATCGAGCGGACCATCTTAAGCCATATCGACCGAACAATCTTTGACGTGGACCGGTTACTACGGTTGGCTGACACCGGTTGCGTTATCGAGTTCGATCTCTTTGGGCAGGAACAGGGCTACTATCCTTGGTCCAATATCGAGCCGCCGAACGATGCTGGACGCTTGAGGTTGATACGAGCGCTAATCAGCCACGGGCATCTCAATAGAGTCGTCATCAGCCATGACATATGCCAGCTTACGCGACTGACGCGTTACGGCGGCCACGGTTATGGGCATATTTATGAGAATGTCGTACCCCTGATGAAAGAACGCGGCTTTTCCGAATCAGAGATCGACGCGATTCTTGTCGATAACCCTAAGCGACTCCTTACGTTCGTCTAG
- a CDS encoding C45 family peptidase: protein MRNSISRVYAQGDAFSMGFALGKASGIHFEERTMRTEEFQALQRRWRNSDYVQNLESAARAAYPRFVREIEGIAEGAGQDFQTVFLWNCRGDLQLPDNVSTITKNVAATGCTSILIPANGNEPAAIAHNEDGGVELLGACSWVEARPDAGLAWSSFMYPCMLPGHTFGVNEAGVVQTINNIRARDLKPGVPRQIICRAVLEAADLDDAVNVLKRKDRASGFHHNLGEAKTGRLLSVEAPASGCAVREPTSPQAHANHLLYSEFDTLEQTISLSSRNRQEAAARMITEGLLTSGAETVLFEDTTPIHCDRDRRDDYAQTLATSVFTLFPDRVEWRIHASPEQRNAIVGEMRLTG from the coding sequence ATGAGAAATTCAATCTCCCGCGTCTACGCCCAAGGTGACGCCTTCTCAATGGGGTTCGCTCTTGGGAAAGCTAGCGGGATTCATTTTGAAGAGCGGACAATGCGAACAGAAGAATTCCAGGCTCTGCAGAGAAGATGGCGCAACTCCGACTATGTGCAGAATTTGGAGTCGGCGGCGCGGGCAGCTTATCCACGCTTCGTACGCGAGATTGAAGGCATCGCCGAAGGTGCAGGTCAGGATTTCCAAACTGTGTTCCTATGGAACTGCCGGGGAGACTTGCAGCTTCCCGATAATGTCTCGACCATTACGAAGAATGTTGCGGCAACGGGCTGCACTTCCATTCTCATTCCCGCCAATGGCAATGAGCCCGCTGCGATCGCTCACAATGAAGACGGTGGTGTAGAGCTGCTCGGCGCTTGCTCTTGGGTTGAAGCCAGGCCCGATGCGGGCCTTGCCTGGAGCAGCTTCATGTACCCCTGTATGCTTCCCGGGCACACCTTCGGCGTAAATGAGGCCGGGGTGGTTCAGACAATCAATAATATCAGAGCCCGGGACCTTAAGCCTGGGGTTCCACGGCAAATAATCTGCCGCGCCGTCCTAGAGGCTGCGGATTTGGATGACGCAGTTAACGTCCTGAAGCGGAAGGATCGTGCTAGCGGGTTCCATCACAATCTTGGTGAGGCAAAAACTGGACGCCTTCTCTCCGTTGAAGCACCGGCCTCTGGCTGCGCCGTCCGCGAACCGACCTCACCCCAAGCTCATGCCAACCATCTGCTTTATTCAGAATTTGACACTCTGGAACAAACGATCAGCCTGTCCTCCCGTAATCGGCAAGAGGCGGCGGCGCGAATGATAACAGAAGGTCTGCTTACTTCCGGTGCCGAGACCGTGCTGTTCGAGGACACTACTCCCATCCATTGTGATAGGGATAGGAGGGATGATTATGCACAGACACTCGCCACATCCGTATTCACGCTCTTCCCTGATAGGGTTGAGTGGCGCATTCACGCGAGCCCGGAACAGCGCAACGCTATCGTCGGGGAAATGCGTCTAACTGGTTAA